In Acidimicrobiales bacterium, one DNA window encodes the following:
- a CDS encoding glycoside hydrolase family 3 N-terminal domain-containing protein produces MTKRLLTPLILVSLLVAAVVSTPASASQVDDGRDEPVVLGTLTGTVAATYLTSDANASDVDPNRICTDEIDLDAQIGQVLMPGVDWERLGELADLVSRGRIGGWVVLGTPDSTLAGELAALRQLAPIEPLVAVDEEGGRVQRLRNVLSRLPSAAQMAATLTPDELSEALTAHSRDMAALGFDANLAPVLDVGGGPGIGDRAFGDEVPVVVEYGLAAMHGVEAGGLIAVVKHFPGHGSASADSHEELPLAPTLAELEARDLEPFRQAIAQGARAVMVAHLDVPGLSDGLPTSLSNAAVEGLLRNQMGFDGLIMTDSLDMDAVTDRWTTPEAVELAILAGNDIALLGNADEVDAIHLRLLDAVAAGRIDADRLADSVARILVAKGLFACAL; encoded by the coding sequence GTGACCAAGCGCCTGTTGACCCCGCTGATACTCGTGTCGCTGCTGGTTGCGGCAGTGGTGTCCACGCCGGCGTCAGCATCGCAGGTCGACGACGGACGAGACGAACCGGTGGTGCTGGGCACCCTCACCGGCACCGTTGCGGCAACCTACCTGACATCGGACGCGAACGCGTCCGATGTCGACCCCAACCGCATCTGCACCGACGAGATCGACCTCGACGCCCAGATCGGCCAGGTGCTGATGCCCGGAGTCGACTGGGAACGGCTGGGCGAACTGGCCGATCTGGTTTCGCGCGGCCGAATCGGTGGCTGGGTGGTTCTGGGCACTCCGGACAGCACCCTCGCCGGCGAACTGGCCGCGCTGCGGCAGCTGGCGCCGATCGAGCCCCTTGTGGCTGTCGACGAGGAGGGTGGGCGCGTCCAGAGGCTCAGGAACGTGCTGTCGAGGCTGCCGTCGGCGGCCCAGATGGCAGCCACGCTGACACCAGACGAGTTGAGCGAGGCTCTCACCGCTCACAGCCGCGACATGGCCGCCCTGGGCTTCGACGCCAACCTGGCTCCGGTGCTGGACGTCGGCGGCGGTCCGGGTATCGGCGACCGGGCCTTCGGCGATGAGGTGCCCGTCGTGGTCGAGTACGGGTTGGCGGCCATGCATGGCGTCGAGGCCGGCGGCCTGATCGCGGTGGTGAAGCACTTCCCGGGTCATGGGTCGGCCTCGGCCGACTCGCACGAGGAGCTGCCGTTGGCGCCCACGCTGGCAGAGCTCGAAGCCCGCGACCTGGAGCCATTCCGGCAGGCGATCGCGCAGGGCGCCAGGGCCGTGATGGTGGCCCACCTCGATGTTCCCGGGCTCAGCGACGGCCTGCCCACGTCGCTTTCGAACGCGGCCGTGGAAGGCCTGTTGCGCAATCAGATGGGCTTCGACGGGCTGATAATGACCGACTCGCTCGACATGGACGCGGTAACCGATCGGTGGACCACCCCCGAGGCGGTCGAGCTGGCCATACTGGCGGGCAACGACATCGCGCTGCTCGGCAATGCCGACGAGGTCGACGCAATACACCTGAGGCTGCTGGACGCCGTGGCGGCCGGTCGCATCGATGCAGACCGGCTCGCCGATTCGGTCGCCAGGATTCTGGTGGCGAAGGGTTTGTTCGCCTGTGCCCTGTGA
- a CDS encoding 8-oxo-dGTP diphosphatase produces MWRSHPREVGSLTPTGRFQPVVGTLAYLLDRSTNRVLMIRRDARPDDDHFGKVNGLGGKVDPDEGVVESLRRELREEASVELESIELRGTITWTNFGPKREQWLGFVFLVDSWSGDIPQANHEGSLVWIELERLMAACSADERTRRDADLPMWDGDRHFVPLVFDGEPGVFHGTMPYDGDRPLAWRYERI; encoded by the coding sequence CTGTGGCGTTCACATCCTCGAGAAGTCGGCAGCCTGACACCCACAGGTCGATTCCAGCCGGTCGTAGGGACGCTCGCGTACCTGCTCGATCGCAGCACCAACAGGGTGCTGATGATCCGCAGGGATGCGCGTCCCGACGACGACCACTTCGGCAAGGTCAACGGTCTGGGAGGCAAGGTCGACCCGGACGAAGGTGTGGTCGAAAGCCTGCGCCGCGAGCTGCGTGAAGAGGCCTCCGTCGAGCTCGAATCGATCGAACTGCGCGGCACGATCACCTGGACCAACTTCGGTCCCAAGCGCGAGCAATGGCTGGGGTTCGTGTTCCTGGTCGACTCGTGGTCTGGTGACATTCCCCAGGCCAATCATGAGGGCAGCCTGGTGTGGATCGAGCTGGAACGCCTCATGGCTGCCTGTTCGGCCGACGAGCGCACTAGGCGTGACGCCGACCTGCCCATGTGGGACGGCGACAGGCATTTCGTGCCACTTGTCTTCGACGGCGAGCCGGGCGTGTTCCACGGCACCATGCCCTACGACGGTGACCGGCCGCTGGCGTGGCGCTACGAGAGGATCTGA
- a CDS encoding HDOD domain-containing protein encodes MSLQLATLVEEFSILPEQDSATMRLLSLLDDPNVEGRDIARVIEADPSMTARLLTLANSAFFAVKNPVTNPWGAVMVVGFNVVRALAASGSLGLGDPAGEMPDGFFEHSIASAAGAAVVARQVGVRASDAFSAALLHDVGSPLLYRAARPRWQEAVVEDDNGHVYLSLTAERAVFGSSHDQLGAQVMEYLHFPPSIVDVVSSHNNPSALVTSRLTRIVIAGIALAEAGGHPSTTQPIADPIDSFEAVDLSFPPSDEMLEDLESEIADLRAVLA; translated from the coding sequence ATGTCATTGCAGCTAGCCACCCTCGTAGAAGAATTCTCGATACTGCCCGAGCAAGACTCGGCGACCATGCGACTGCTGTCGCTGCTCGACGATCCCAACGTCGAGGGTCGCGACATCGCTCGTGTCATCGAGGCCGACCCGTCGATGACCGCTCGGCTGTTGACGTTGGCCAACTCGGCCTTCTTCGCGGTCAAGAACCCCGTCACCAATCCCTGGGGCGCGGTCATGGTCGTGGGTTTCAACGTGGTTCGCGCTCTGGCCGCATCGGGCTCGCTCGGCTTGGGAGACCCGGCCGGTGAGATGCCCGACGGGTTCTTCGAACACAGCATCGCATCGGCTGCGGGCGCGGCGGTTGTAGCCCGCCAGGTCGGCGTGAGGGCTTCGGACGCGTTCAGCGCCGCTCTGTTGCACGACGTGGGCTCTCCCCTGCTCTACCGCGCTGCTCGCCCCCGCTGGCAAGAGGCCGTGGTCGAAGACGACAACGGCCACGTCTATCTGTCGCTGACGGCCGAACGTGCGGTGTTCGGTTCGAGCCACGACCAGCTTGGCGCCCAGGTGATGGAGTACCTGCACTTCCCGCCGTCGATCGTCGATGTCGTGTCGTCGCACAACAACCCGTCGGCTCTGGTAACCAGCCGCCTCACCCGCATCGTGATCGCCGGAATCGCTCTGGCCGAAGCGGGCGGACACCCCTCGACCACACAACCGATCGCCGATCCCATCGACTCTTTCGAAGCTGTCGACCTGTCGTTCCCGCCGTCGGACGAGATGCTCGAAGACCTCGAGTCCGAAATCGCCGATCTGCGCGCAGTGCTGGCCTAG
- a CDS encoding substrate-binding domain-containing protein, producing the protein MQPLSPYRSRRRHPLARAVLALMAMATIAAGCGSTRPEVETVRLLTHEDFVIPSETLDNFTERTGVRVAVLREPDPAAVVELLSRTRDTPVADVVLGIDSLSVDRVISEGLVTPYRAIEVDKLDPTLLVDDDRLTPVSTLDVCLNLDAQHYRPEPLDPEEQERLAQIEAALPDGAELAIPEGEQAQALSAPGSILDLTRPEFADQLVVPDPHDDRLGQYFMLALWQRFGDDPNSASSWTAVLRDLYLNGMSIAPTWRDAYFGDFTQGNLEGTKTAVVASAGMPVVTARLRHNTPELLETEAIDDGCLRVVSYAAIVQGASDRRTAGRLIDTIISPEFQFYLGDALGSRPARADLIVSELDELYPSTVEATPVPGTADEELVAYLLAQWDAVLNDVDSGGAATSTTTTDP; encoded by the coding sequence GTGCAACCGTTGAGCCCCTACAGATCACGCCGCAGGCACCCGCTGGCCCGCGCGGTCTTGGCCCTGATGGCGATGGCGACCATTGCGGCCGGTTGCGGGTCGACCCGCCCCGAGGTCGAGACGGTACGGCTGCTGACCCACGAAGACTTCGTCATCCCGTCCGAAACACTCGACAACTTCACCGAACGCACCGGTGTGAGGGTGGCCGTGTTGCGCGAACCAGACCCGGCGGCCGTGGTCGAGCTGTTGTCGCGCACACGCGACACACCGGTGGCCGATGTCGTGCTGGGAATCGACAGCCTTTCGGTCGACCGGGTCATCTCCGAGGGCCTCGTCACGCCGTACAGAGCGATTGAGGTCGACAAACTCGACCCGACACTGCTGGTCGACGACGACAGGCTCACCCCGGTCAGCACCCTCGACGTCTGCTTGAATCTCGACGCCCAGCACTATCGACCCGAACCTCTCGACCCCGAAGAGCAGGAGCGGCTGGCACAGATCGAGGCCGCGCTGCCCGACGGGGCCGAATTGGCCATCCCAGAGGGCGAACAAGCCCAGGCGCTGTCAGCGCCGGGTTCGATACTGGACCTCACCAGGCCAGAGTTCGCCGACCAGCTCGTCGTGCCAGACCCGCACGACGACCGGCTGGGTCAGTACTTCATGCTCGCCTTGTGGCAGCGTTTCGGCGACGATCCGAACTCGGCGAGCTCGTGGACGGCGGTGCTGCGAGACCTCTACCTCAACGGCATGTCGATCGCCCCGACCTGGCGCGACGCATACTTCGGCGACTTCACACAGGGCAATCTGGAAGGGACAAAAACAGCTGTTGTCGCCTCCGCCGGCATGCCGGTGGTGACGGCCAGATTGCGTCACAACACCCCAGAATTGCTCGAGACCGAGGCCATCGACGACGGCTGCCTGCGCGTGGTGTCGTACGCCGCCATAGTCCAGGGGGCCAGCGATCGCCGTACCGCAGGCAGGCTGATCGACACCATCATCTCGCCCGAGTTCCAGTTCTACCTCGGTGACGCACTTGGCTCGCGACCCGCCCGCGCCGACCTGATCGTCAGCGAACTCGACGAGCTGTATCCCTCGACCGTCGAGGCGACACCGGTACCCGGCACCGCAGATGAAGAACTCGTCGCCTACCTGCTGGCCCAGTGGGATGCCGTGTTGAACGATGTCGACAGCGGCGGGGCGGCTACCTCCACCACCACCACCGATCCCTGA
- a CDS encoding ABC transporter permease has product MVKLLVRKLAELLLVLFVVSLLSFLLLSLVPGGNPALRILGDQATPESIAALEAELGLDDPMVVRYANWLAGVLQGDLGRSTDLNQDVSSVLAEKLPITIELAVLAIGIGIVVSIPLGVVSAWRQGGLVDRIITSTSFAVLSLPSFLIAIVLLIVFAVKWKLVPAAPAWVPFTESPFTNLKNLILPVSAMALGEIAVLTRVLRSDMIEVLQSGFVETARAKGLTTPYILFRHALPAALTSMLTLVGLQIAGAMTGAVIIEQIFGLPGIGRTMLLAISRRDLVLVQGTVLVVASAYVVVNFLVDIAYRLTDPRIRRG; this is encoded by the coding sequence ATGGTCAAGCTTCTGGTCAGAAAACTCGCCGAACTGCTGTTGGTGTTGTTCGTCGTGTCGCTGCTCAGCTTCTTGCTGCTATCGCTGGTGCCAGGCGGCAACCCCGCACTTCGAATCTTGGGCGACCAGGCCACACCCGAGTCGATAGCGGCACTCGAAGCCGAGTTGGGGCTCGACGACCCGATGGTCGTGCGCTACGCGAACTGGCTGGCAGGTGTGCTCCAGGGCGATCTGGGCCGCTCGACCGATCTCAACCAGGACGTTTCGAGTGTGCTGGCCGAAAAGCTTCCGATCACCATCGAACTAGCGGTGTTGGCCATCGGAATCGGCATCGTCGTGTCGATTCCGCTCGGCGTTGTCAGCGCATGGCGCCAAGGAGGGTTGGTCGACAGAATCATCACCTCGACCAGCTTTGCAGTGCTTTCCCTGCCCAGCTTCCTGATCGCCATCGTGTTGCTGATCGTGTTCGCCGTGAAATGGAAGCTGGTCCCGGCTGCGCCCGCATGGGTGCCATTCACCGAGTCTCCGTTCACCAATCTCAAGAACCTGATCCTGCCCGTATCGGCGATGGCGCTGGGCGAAATCGCCGTACTGACCCGGGTGCTGCGCTCGGACATGATCGAGGTTCTCCAGAGCGGGTTCGTAGAAACGGCCAGGGCGAAGGGCCTGACCACCCCCTACATCTTGTTCAGGCACGCTCTACCCGCCGCATTGACCTCGATGCTGACCCTGGTCGGGTTGCAGATCGCTGGCGCCATGACGGGCGCTGTCATCATCGAACAGATCTTCGGCCTTCCCGGCATCGGCCGCACGATGTTGCTGGCGATTTCGAGGCGCGATCTGGTTCTGGTGCAGGGAACGGTGTTGGTGGTCGCCAGCGCCTACGTGGTGGTCAACTTCCTGGTCGACATCGCCTATCGGCTGACCGACCCGAGGATCCGACGTGGCTGA
- a CDS encoding OB-fold domain-containing protein: protein MTDTAAPSQIPLVDYLVLGDQPHLVANECTNCGARYFDRRNACAGCFATEFRKVDIDTEGEVVSFTIVTMASPGVEVPFVSSIIDCGGTSVRANLRNVEPDDDHVKLGMKVRLCTYSMGTKNGVEGIGFGFEPVSQDSIGFGFEPVSQDSIGFGFEPVNN from the coding sequence ATGACCGATACCGCAGCACCGTCCCAGATTCCCCTTGTCGACTACCTGGTGCTCGGCGACCAGCCTCACCTGGTAGCCAACGAATGCACCAACTGTGGGGCTCGTTACTTCGATCGCCGCAACGCGTGTGCGGGGTGCTTCGCCACCGAGTTCCGCAAGGTCGACATCGACACCGAAGGCGAGGTCGTGTCGTTCACCATCGTCACGATGGCATCACCGGGTGTCGAGGTGCCGTTCGTCTCGTCGATCATCGACTGTGGCGGCACCAGCGTCAGGGCCAACCTGCGCAACGTCGAACCCGACGATGATCACGTCAAGCTGGGCATGAAGGTCCGGCTGTGTACCTATTCGATGGGCACCAAGAACGGTGTCGAAGGCATCGGGTTCGGTTTCGAACCCGTCAGTCAGGACAGCATCGGGTTCGGTTTCGAACCCGTCAGTCAGGACAGCATCGGGTTCGGTTTCGAACCCGTCAACAACTGA
- a CDS encoding thiolase family protein, protein MAEDVWILGINMTKFGKHFDKDTVDLGAEAAMAAMKDGGVTMADMGIMAAGNLRGSGSFGQQLQKQIGQTGIPVYNVSNACATGATALRTVIMAIKAGECDMGLAVGVEKLAGAGLLGATAQTDQDEWTPEGRVGAIAPTDGRVGTANMPGTFAQVGMEYGHKYGDVGFETFARISQKNHKHSTLNPLAAYTKEMSLEQIMGDIMIAYPNTRPMCSANCDGGAAAVVVSDSKLKTLSLEQQRRAVKISASVLTSDPYTERCQVLPDVNTLTKRAAAQAYEQAGIGPEDLDLVELHDCFATAELVHYDNLGLCEEGGAVDFFESGAPWRDGSKPVNVSGGLQSKGHPISATGIANIWEVCHHLRGEAGDRQIEGAKVGLAHVIGLASACGVHILEKSAA, encoded by the coding sequence ATGGCCGAGGATGTTTGGATTCTTGGAATCAACATGACCAAGTTCGGCAAACATTTCGACAAGGACACTGTCGATCTGGGAGCCGAGGCCGCCATGGCGGCCATGAAGGACGGCGGCGTGACCATGGCCGACATGGGCATCATGGCCGCGGGCAACCTCAGGGGCAGCGGATCGTTTGGCCAGCAGCTGCAAAAGCAGATCGGCCAGACGGGTATCCCGGTCTACAACGTGTCGAACGCGTGCGCCACGGGTGCCACCGCGCTGCGCACCGTGATCATGGCCATCAAGGCCGGCGAGTGCGACATGGGCCTGGCGGTCGGTGTCGAGAAGCTGGCAGGCGCCGGACTGCTGGGTGCCACCGCCCAGACCGACCAGGACGAGTGGACACCCGAGGGTCGCGTGGGCGCCATCGCCCCAACCGACGGCCGTGTCGGCACCGCCAACATGCCGGGAACCTTCGCCCAGGTCGGCATGGAATATGGCCACAAGTACGGCGACGTCGGCTTTGAGACCTTCGCCCGCATCAGCCAGAAGAACCACAAGCACTCGACGCTGAACCCGCTGGCGGCCTACACCAAGGAGATGTCGCTCGAGCAGATCATGGGCGACATCATGATCGCCTACCCCAACACGCGTCCGATGTGTTCTGCCAACTGCGACGGCGGTGCTGCGGCGGTGGTGGTGTCCGACTCGAAGCTGAAGACCCTGTCGCTCGAACAGCAGCGCCGTGCGGTCAAGATCAGCGCTTCGGTGCTGACCTCCGATCCCTACACCGAGCGCTGCCAGGTGCTTCCCGACGTCAACACGCTGACCAAGCGGGCCGCCGCGCAGGCATACGAGCAGGCCGGCATCGGCCCCGAAGACCTCGACCTGGTCGAGTTGCACGACTGCTTCGCCACCGCAGAGTTGGTCCACTACGACAACCTCGGTCTGTGCGAAGAGGGCGGCGCCGTCGACTTCTTCGAGTCGGGGGCGCCCTGGCGCGACGGCTCCAAGCCGGTCAACGTGTCAGGCGGTCTGCAGAGCAAGGGTCACCCGATCTCGGCCACCGGCATCGCCAACATCTGGGAGGTGTGCCACCACCTTCGGGGCGAGGCGGGCGACCGACAGATCGAGGGCGCAAAGGTCGGTCTGGCCCACGTCATCGGCCTGGCCTCGGCCTGTGGCGTTCACATCCTCGAGAAGTCGGCAGCCTGA
- a CDS encoding thiamine diphosphokinase, translating to MRALIVANGSKTSSLPAELAGSGRPDIVIAADGGTALLQASNMPPDLVVGDLDSASAEAIRWARDSGATVLTHPPDKDVSDLELALDLAIERECDQILIWAALGGRVDHSLINVAVACSPRLADIEVWLGDDKKSMTPVHAGRSRRLPVQAGATVSLLAIGGPARVSASGFRWDLVDATLEPTSSRGLSNLATQGDPTVSVASGIVLALCNR from the coding sequence GTGCGCGCGCTGATCGTCGCCAACGGCTCGAAAACCTCATCGCTGCCCGCAGAACTGGCCGGCAGCGGTCGCCCCGACATCGTCATCGCAGCCGACGGCGGAACAGCGTTGTTGCAGGCGTCGAACATGCCACCCGACCTGGTGGTCGGAGATCTCGATTCGGCCTCGGCCGAGGCCATCCGCTGGGCCCGTGACAGCGGCGCAACCGTACTGACGCACCCCCCGGACAAGGACGTCAGCGACCTCGAACTCGCCCTGGACCTGGCCATCGAGCGCGAATGCGACCAAATACTCATCTGGGCAGCTCTTGGCGGCCGGGTCGACCACTCACTGATCAACGTCGCCGTGGCGTGCTCGCCCCGATTGGCCGACATCGAGGTTTGGCTGGGCGACGACAAGAAATCGATGACACCCGTTCATGCCGGCCGCTCGAGACGCCTGCCGGTGCAGGCGGGCGCCACCGTGTCGTTGCTCGCGATAGGCGGCCCAGCGCGCGTCAGTGCGTCGGGATTTCGCTGGGACCTCGTCGATGCAACCCTCGAGCCGACCAGCAGTCGCGGGCTCAGCAACCTGGCGACCCAGGGTGATCCCACGGTGAGCGTTGCGTCTGGCATCGTCTTGGCGCTGTGCAACCGTTGA
- a CDS encoding Zn-dependent alcohol dehydrogenase, with amino-acid sequence MKAAVLNTIPGNLDIVEASVDKPGPREVLVRTAAAGLCHSDLHFMEGKYPYMTPAILGHESAGVVEAVGSDVTYLKPGDHVISCLSVFCGHCSYCLEGRPSLCSGKGAGELGRGPSEPPRLTIDGEPAWQFLNLSSFAEMMLVHEHALVKIRPDMPLDRAALIGCGIMTGVGAVFRTAGVRPGETVAVIGCGGIGLGAIQGARIAGAGRVIAVDMIDSKLEIARQLGATDTVNSGQVDAVEAVKELTGGGVHYSFEAVGLKATAEQSFQMLRVGGAATIIGMIPVGTNVEIHGVELLSEKKLQGSNMGSNQFRTDMPRLVDMYMDGRLMLDEMISGHIHLDEINEGFEQMKTGSIARNVIMF; translated from the coding sequence ATGAAGGCTGCAGTTCTCAACACCATTCCTGGAAACCTCGACATCGTCGAGGCCTCGGTCGACAAGCCAGGCCCGCGCGAGGTGCTGGTTCGCACCGCGGCGGCCGGTCTGTGCCACAGCGATCTCCACTTCATGGAGGGCAAGTACCCCTACATGACGCCGGCGATCCTGGGCCACGAATCGGCCGGCGTGGTCGAGGCGGTCGGCAGCGATGTCACCTACCTCAAGCCGGGCGACCATGTCATCAGCTGCCTGTCGGTGTTCTGCGGTCACTGCTCGTACTGCCTCGAGGGTCGGCCGTCGCTGTGCTCCGGCAAGGGCGCGGGCGAACTGGGCCGAGGCCCCAGCGAGCCTCCGAGGCTCACCATCGACGGCGAGCCGGCGTGGCAGTTCCTCAACCTCAGCTCGTTCGCCGAGATGATGTTGGTGCACGAGCATGCGCTGGTGAAGATCCGCCCCGACATGCCCCTCGATCGCGCCGCTCTCATCGGCTGCGGCATCATGACCGGCGTAGGCGCTGTGTTTCGCACCGCCGGTGTGCGTCCGGGCGAGACCGTGGCCGTGATCGGCTGCGGCGGCATCGGCCTGGGCGCCATCCAGGGTGCTCGCATTGCGGGCGCAGGCCGTGTCATCGCCGTCGACATGATCGATTCGAAGCTCGAGATCGCCCGCCAGCTCGGCGCCACCGACACCGTGAACTCGGGCCAGGTCGACGCCGTCGAGGCGGTCAAGGAACTCACCGGCGGTGGCGTCCACTATTCGTTCGAGGCCGTCGGCCTGAAGGCCACCGCCGAGCAGTCGTTCCAGATGCTGCGAGTAGGCGGCGCGGCCACCATCATCGGCATGATTCCGGTGGGCACCAACGTCGAGATCCACGGTGTCGAGCTGTTGAGCGAAAAGAAGCTCCAGGGGTCGAACATGGGCTCCAACCAGTTCCGCACCGACATGCCCCGCCTGGTCGACATGTACATGGACGGCCGGCTGATGCTCGACGAGATGATCTCGGGCCACATCCACCTCGACGAGATCAACGAGGGCTTCGAGCAGATGAAGACGGGCTCCATCGCCCGCAACGTCATCATGTTCTGA
- a CDS encoding ABC transporter permease, producing MAESMRPVEAVSKGGDGYGVLFWAAAVWFALVVVAAVAGDLFPLPDPDRISPADKYLPVLSEGHLLGTDQLGRDILARLVDGSRISMIISFVTVIVGISVGGLLGTTVGYFGGKIEAAAMAVVNIALSFPALVVLLGVIAMVGQSLKVLTIVFSLLAIPAYTRFARASAISLKQREWVAASQMMGATTPRVVGLVLLPEVLITLVTFGLLALGGVIVAEGAIAFLGFGVPPPQATWGGMIADGNRAFADDIVHVALVPDTTMFFTILSLNLLGDGLRRRLQVREAQI from the coding sequence GTGGCTGAGTCGATGCGACCCGTGGAGGCGGTTTCGAAAGGTGGCGACGGCTACGGCGTGCTGTTTTGGGCCGCGGCTGTATGGTTCGCGCTGGTGGTGGTGGCTGCGGTTGCAGGCGATCTGTTCCCGTTGCCGGACCCCGACCGCATCAGCCCCGCCGACAAGTACCTGCCCGTCTTGTCGGAAGGCCATCTGCTCGGCACCGATCAACTGGGCCGCGACATCCTGGCCCGCCTGGTCGACGGATCGCGGATCTCGATGATCATCAGCTTTGTCACCGTCATCGTCGGCATCTCGGTGGGTGGGCTGTTGGGCACCACGGTCGGCTACTTCGGCGGCAAGATCGAAGCCGCGGCGATGGCGGTGGTGAACATCGCCCTGTCATTCCCGGCGCTGGTCGTGCTGCTCGGTGTCATCGCCATGGTCGGTCAGTCGCTGAAGGTGCTGACCATCGTGTTCAGCCTGCTGGCGATTCCGGCCTACACCCGGTTCGCCCGAGCATCCGCGATCTCGTTGAAACAGCGCGAATGGGTTGCTGCGTCGCAGATGATGGGCGCCACCACCCCCAGGGTCGTAGGGCTGGTTCTGCTGCCCGAGGTGCTCATCACCCTGGTGACGTTCGGGCTGTTGGCCCTGGGCGGGGTGATCGTGGCCGAGGGCGCAATCGCATTCCTGGGCTTTGGCGTTCCACCTCCCCAAGCCACCTGGGGAGGGATGATCGCCGACGGCAACCGTGCGTTCGCCGACGACATTGTTCATGTGGCGCTGGTACCGGACACCACCATGTTCTTCACGATCTTGTCGCTGAACCTGCTGGGCGATGGCCTGCGCAGACGGCTGCAAGTGCGCGAAGCTCAGATATGA